A genomic region of Streptosporangium lutulentum contains the following coding sequences:
- a CDS encoding ArsR/SmtB family transcription factor, with translation MTSDGPLPLAALAALLADGTRARFCLALLDGRAWTAGELARHAGVAASTASAHLSQLVEGGLLVEERQGRHRYVRLAGPQVAQLIEDLAAHADAPAARPATLRAASTARAMAEARTCYDHLAGRLGVTIADALTARGLLRQDAGFALSDEGVAWFASELGVRLARTGRRPLARPCLDWTERRHHLGGAAGAALCATLLERRWVSRIGSGRALRVTAPGREALDGLLGLGAPGETRDETSGEAPGEVSRTAALRESAAGG, from the coding sequence ATGACCTCCGATGGACCGCTTCCGCTGGCCGCGCTGGCGGCCCTGCTCGCCGACGGCACCCGGGCCCGGTTCTGCCTGGCGCTGCTGGACGGGCGGGCCTGGACCGCCGGGGAGCTGGCCAGGCACGCGGGGGTGGCGGCCTCGACCGCCAGCGCGCACCTGTCGCAGCTCGTCGAGGGAGGGCTGCTGGTCGAGGAACGTCAGGGACGTCACCGGTACGTGCGCCTGGCCGGACCGCAGGTGGCCCAGCTGATCGAGGACCTCGCCGCCCACGCGGACGCCCCCGCCGCCCGGCCCGCGACGTTGCGCGCGGCGAGCACCGCCAGGGCGATGGCCGAGGCCCGGACCTGCTACGACCACCTGGCCGGACGGCTCGGGGTGACGATCGCCGACGCGCTCACCGCGCGGGGCCTGCTCCGCCAGGACGCCGGCTTCGCGCTCAGCGACGAGGGGGTGGCCTGGTTCGCCTCCGAGCTGGGCGTACGGCTGGCGCGCACCGGCAGGCGCCCGCTGGCCCGGCCATGCCTGGACTGGACCGAGCGGCGCCACCACCTGGGAGGCGCGGCGGGGGCCGCCCTGTGCGCGACCCTGCTGGAGCGCCGATGGGTGAGCAGGATCGGCTCGGGGCGCGCGCTGCGCGTGACCGCACCCGGGCGGGAGGCCCTGGACGGGCTGCTCGGCCTCGGCGCCCCCGGCGAGACCCGCGACGAGACCTCCGGGGAAGCTCCCGGGGAGGTCTCGCGCACGGCGGCTCTCAGGGAGAGCGCAGCCGGTGGGTGA
- a CDS encoding L,D-transpeptidase, giving the protein MLNVESRGLRAPLAAATMAVVAALATACSGGTSATAPAGQDTDSGAQAQSTPAAPVIKISPAEGSKTVRPDKKVVVTAASGALEEVTVESDGQAVDGDFDALRTKWVSKAPLKPASDYTVSATTVDGTTASSSFKTLKPKLELKVADVTPAIKGEKVGVGAPIIVTFNQPIDEKATVEKALEVTSEKPAQGAWRWINDTTVIYRTAKYWQPHQKVTFTAHLDGVQGGKDMYGLNDFTKVIQIGAAQISTVDTRKHKMIVKRDGKVVQTMLISAGNATTREYTTTSGVHLAMGKANPERMISPGRKKGDPGYYDLMINHAVRFSNSGEYVHALDNVWAQGRQNVSHGCINSRPDQAKWFYNQVQRGDVITITGTDRKMEWNNGWGYWQMSFSQWKKGSALA; this is encoded by the coding sequence GTGCTAAACGTGGAAAGCCGAGGCTTGAGGGCACCGCTGGCCGCCGCGACCATGGCGGTCGTCGCTGCATTGGCCACAGCCTGCTCAGGAGGAACGTCCGCGACGGCGCCCGCCGGTCAGGACACCGATTCGGGGGCACAGGCTCAGAGCACACCGGCCGCACCGGTGATAAAGATCAGCCCCGCCGAGGGCAGCAAGACCGTGCGCCCGGACAAGAAGGTCGTCGTCACCGCGGCCAGCGGAGCCCTTGAAGAGGTCACCGTCGAAAGCGACGGCCAGGCGGTGGACGGCGACTTCGACGCCCTGCGAACCAAATGGGTCTCCAAGGCCCCCTTGAAACCCGCCAGCGACTACACCGTCTCGGCGACCACGGTGGACGGAACGACCGCCAGCAGCTCATTCAAGACGCTGAAGCCCAAACTTGAGCTCAAGGTCGCGGACGTGACCCCGGCGATCAAGGGCGAGAAGGTCGGCGTGGGGGCGCCGATCATCGTCACCTTCAACCAGCCGATCGACGAGAAGGCCACGGTGGAAAAAGCCCTGGAGGTCACCTCCGAGAAACCCGCCCAGGGGGCGTGGCGGTGGATCAACGACACGACCGTCATCTACCGGACCGCCAAGTACTGGCAGCCCCACCAGAAGGTGACCTTCACCGCCCACCTCGACGGCGTGCAGGGCGGCAAGGACATGTACGGGCTGAACGACTTCACGAAGGTCATCCAGATCGGCGCGGCCCAGATCTCCACCGTCGACACCCGCAAACACAAGATGATCGTCAAACGGGACGGCAAGGTCGTGCAGACCATGCTGATCAGCGCCGGCAACGCCACCACCCGGGAGTACACCACCACCAGCGGCGTCCACCTGGCGATGGGCAAGGCCAACCCCGAGCGCATGATCTCCCCCGGCCGCAAGAAGGGCGACCCCGGCTACTACGACCTGATGATCAACCACGCGGTCCGCTTCTCCAACAGCGGCGAATACGTGCACGCCCTGGACAACGTCTGGGCCCAGGGCCGCCAGAACGTCAGCCACGGATGCATCAACTCCCGCCCCGACCAGGCCAAATGGTTCTACAACCAGGTCCAGCGCGGCGACGTCATCACCATCACGGGCACCGACCGCAAGATGGAGTGGAACAACGGCTGGGGCTACTGGCAGATGTCGTTCAGCCAGTGGAAGAAGGGCAGCGCCCTGGCGTGA
- the recD2 gene encoding SF1B family DNA helicase RecD2, with product MSATLERITYANEETGYTIARVAVDRSGSDLLTVVGPLLGAQPGESLRLTGRWTSHPRYGKQFEVWSYATVLPATVQGIQRYLGSGLIKGIGPKMAERIVDHFGVDTLEIIETAPERLVEVPGLGPKRTKMIGIAWEEQKIIKEVMIFLQGVGVSTSIAVRIFKQYGDTSITVVRNEPYRLADDVWGIGFKTADTIAQAVGIPHDSPERVKAGLRYTLSQAADDGHCYLPAPNLIGDAVKILEVPAELTAQCLEELIAEEGVVREEIPAGDTVVPAVYLVPFHRAELSLAGALRGLLNSGHDRLGAFASVDWQVALTWLHGQTNAELAEEQAHAVRLALTEKVAVLTGGPGCGKSFTVRSIVTLARAKKAKVILAAPTGRAAKRLSELTGHEATTVHRLLQLRPGGDATFDRDNPLDADLVVVDESSMLDLLLANKLVKAVAPGTHLLFVGDVDQLPSVGAGEVLRDLLAAEEEIPRVRLTHIFRQAQQSGVVVNAHRVNTGLPPALEGMTDFFLFPCEEPEEIAALTVDVVANRIPRKFGLNPRRDVQVLAPMHRGAAGAGNLNNALQEALTPSREGMPERRYGGRVFRVGDKVTQLRNNYEKGAAGVFNGTVGMVVDIKPDDHKLTVLTDEDENVDYAFDELDELSHAYAVSIHRSQGSEYPAVVIPLATSAWMMLQRNLLYTAITRAKKLVVIVGSRRALAQAVRTRSTGRRHTSLTHRLRSP from the coding sequence TTGAGCGCAACGCTTGAACGCATCACCTACGCCAACGAGGAGACCGGCTACACCATCGCCCGGGTGGCCGTCGATCGCTCCGGCAGCGACCTGCTGACCGTGGTCGGGCCGCTGCTGGGCGCCCAGCCGGGGGAGTCGCTGCGGCTGACCGGCCGGTGGACCTCCCATCCCCGCTACGGCAAGCAGTTCGAGGTGTGGTCCTACGCCACCGTGCTGCCGGCCACCGTCCAGGGCATCCAGCGCTATCTCGGCTCCGGGCTGATCAAGGGCATCGGGCCGAAGATGGCCGAGCGGATCGTCGACCATTTCGGCGTCGACACCCTGGAGATCATCGAGACCGCCCCCGAACGGCTGGTCGAGGTCCCCGGGCTCGGTCCCAAGCGCACCAAGATGATCGGCATCGCCTGGGAGGAACAGAAGATCATCAAAGAGGTGATGATCTTCCTGCAGGGGGTCGGGGTGTCCACCTCGATCGCGGTGCGGATCTTCAAGCAGTACGGCGACACCTCCATCACGGTCGTCAGGAACGAGCCGTACCGGCTGGCCGACGACGTGTGGGGCATCGGTTTCAAGACCGCCGACACCATCGCCCAGGCCGTCGGCATCCCCCACGACAGCCCCGAGCGCGTCAAGGCGGGCCTGCGCTACACCCTGTCGCAGGCCGCCGACGACGGCCACTGCTACCTGCCCGCGCCCAACCTCATCGGCGACGCGGTGAAGATCTTGGAGGTTCCCGCCGAGCTGACCGCCCAGTGCCTGGAGGAGCTCATCGCCGAGGAGGGCGTGGTCCGCGAGGAGATCCCGGCCGGCGACACCGTCGTCCCGGCGGTCTACCTGGTCCCCTTCCACCGCGCCGAGCTGTCGCTGGCGGGGGCGTTGCGCGGCCTGCTGAACTCCGGGCACGACCGGCTGGGCGCCTTCGCGTCCGTGGACTGGCAGGTGGCCCTGACGTGGCTTCACGGGCAGACCAACGCCGAGCTCGCCGAGGAACAGGCCCATGCCGTACGGCTGGCGCTGACCGAGAAGGTCGCGGTGCTGACCGGCGGCCCCGGCTGCGGCAAGAGCTTCACCGTGCGCTCCATCGTCACCCTGGCCCGTGCGAAGAAGGCCAAGGTGATCCTGGCCGCGCCCACCGGCCGGGCGGCCAAGCGCCTGTCGGAGCTGACCGGCCACGAGGCCACCACCGTGCACCGGCTGCTGCAGCTGCGCCCCGGCGGGGACGCCACCTTCGACCGCGACAACCCCCTGGACGCCGATCTGGTCGTGGTCGACGAGTCCTCGATGCTGGACCTGCTGCTGGCCAACAAGCTGGTCAAGGCCGTCGCCCCGGGCACGCATCTGTTGTTCGTGGGAGACGTCGACCAGCTGCCCTCGGTCGGCGCGGGCGAGGTATTGCGCGACCTGCTGGCCGCCGAGGAGGAGATCCCCCGGGTGCGGCTGACCCACATCTTCCGCCAGGCGCAGCAGTCGGGGGTGGTCGTCAACGCCCACCGGGTCAACACCGGCCTGCCCCCGGCCCTGGAGGGCATGACCGACTTCTTCCTGTTCCCGTGCGAGGAGCCCGAGGAGATCGCGGCGCTGACCGTGGACGTGGTCGCCAACCGCATCCCGCGCAAGTTCGGCCTCAACCCGCGCCGGGACGTGCAGGTGCTGGCCCCGATGCACCGGGGCGCCGCGGGGGCGGGCAACCTCAACAACGCGCTGCAGGAGGCGCTGACCCCTTCCAGGGAGGGGATGCCCGAGCGCCGCTACGGCGGGCGGGTCTTCCGGGTCGGCGACAAGGTCACCCAGCTGCGCAACAACTACGAGAAGGGCGCGGCCGGGGTCTTCAACGGCACCGTGGGCATGGTGGTCGACATCAAGCCCGACGACCACAAGCTGACCGTGCTGACCGACGAGGACGAGAACGTCGACTACGCCTTCGACGAGCTGGACGAGCTCTCGCACGCCTACGCGGTGTCCATCCACCGCTCCCAGGGCAGCGAGTATCCGGCGGTGGTCATCCCGCTGGCCACCAGCGCGTGGATGATGCTGCAGCGCAACCTGCTCTACACCGCGATCACCCGGGCCAAGAAACTCGTCGTGATCGTCGGCTCACGCCGGGCGCTGGCGCAGGCGGTGCGCACCCGCAGCACCGGGCGCCGCCACACCAGCCTCACCCACCGGCTGCGCTCTCCCTGA
- a CDS encoding GNAT family N-acetyltransferase codes for MLKPSYPIRTPRLILRPFTPADLEALHAIQSLPEVTRYLYWDTRDLEQVREALEARIGESALLEEGQCLRLAVELAATGELIGDGTLFWHSSLHRSGEIGYVFHPDHHGKGYATEVGRALLELGFDGLDLHRITGRLDGRNEASARVLERLGMRREAHLVENEVVKGEWTDELVYAILQREWRARH; via the coding sequence ATGCTGAAACCTTCCTACCCCATTCGCACCCCCCGCCTGATTTTGCGCCCCTTCACCCCCGCGGACCTGGAGGCCCTGCACGCCATCCAGTCACTGCCGGAGGTGACCCGTTACCTGTACTGGGACACCCGCGACCTCGAACAGGTCCGCGAGGCCCTGGAGGCCAGGATCGGCGAGTCGGCGCTGCTGGAGGAGGGCCAGTGCCTGCGCCTGGCGGTGGAACTGGCCGCCACCGGCGAACTGATCGGCGACGGCACACTGTTCTGGCACAGCAGCCTGCACCGCAGCGGGGAGATCGGCTACGTCTTCCACCCCGACCACCACGGCAAGGGGTACGCCACCGAGGTGGGCCGGGCCCTGCTGGAACTGGGCTTCGACGGCCTGGACCTGCACCGGATCACCGGCCGCCTGGACGGCCGCAACGAAGCCTCGGCCCGGGTGCTGGAACGCCTGGGAATGCGCCGCGAAGCCCACCTGGTGGAAAACGAGGTGGTCAAGGGCGAGTGGACGGACGAGCTGGTCTACGCGATCCTGCAACGGGAGTGGCGCGCCCGCCACTGA
- a CDS encoding radical SAM protein, whose product MRWDAPPLLAAPPDARPRIERSAVTRVHGALTCYEVQARTALERTAGGWAVSPYRGCAQACRYCAVRRGHRYLGLNAEGDFDSRIVVRTNIVRRLRAELVSRWDGEPVVVGAGGDCYQGVEDVYRLMPGVIAALREVGAPFTVHTKSRLILRDAALLAGAPGAGAVVSIAFVDERIRRTVEPGAPSAQKRLELVAELNERGVPCGVAMAPILPLLTDSPDQLAATVRRVADAGAVSLTPHVLRLPPGAREWYLAWVGEHHPALSARYLELYGRGVDADAAYVGGVTGQVLRLAARYGLSPTRPEQPLPLALPSQAQLTLL is encoded by the coding sequence ATGCGATGGGATGCGCCTCCCCTGCTCGCCGCGCCGCCCGACGCCAGGCCGCGGATCGAGCGCTCCGCGGTGACCCGGGTTCACGGCGCGCTGACCTGTTACGAGGTTCAGGCGCGCACCGCGCTGGAGCGCACCGCCGGGGGCTGGGCCGTCAGCCCCTACCGGGGATGCGCCCAGGCCTGCCGTTACTGTGCGGTCCGTCGCGGGCACCGTTACCTGGGGTTGAACGCCGAGGGTGACTTCGACTCGCGGATCGTGGTGCGCACCAACATCGTGCGGCGGTTGCGGGCGGAGCTGGTTTCCAGGTGGGACGGCGAGCCCGTCGTGGTGGGTGCGGGCGGTGACTGCTACCAGGGGGTCGAGGACGTCTACCGGCTGATGCCCGGGGTCATCGCGGCTCTGCGTGAGGTGGGTGCGCCGTTCACCGTGCACACCAAGAGCCGGCTGATCCTGCGTGACGCCGCTCTGCTGGCCGGTGCTCCCGGTGCGGGGGCGGTGGTGTCGATCGCGTTCGTGGACGAGAGGATCCGGCGCACCGTGGAGCCGGGCGCGCCGAGCGCGCAGAAGCGGCTGGAGCTGGTGGCGGAGCTCAATGAGCGTGGGGTGCCGTGCGGGGTGGCGATGGCGCCGATCCTGCCGTTGCTCACCGACTCCCCCGACCAGCTGGCCGCCACCGTGCGCCGGGTGGCCGACGCCGGAGCGGTCAGCCTCACCCCGCACGTGCTGCGTCTTCCGCCCGGGGCCCGGGAGTGGTATCTCGCCTGGGTCGGTGAGCATCATCCGGCTCTGTCCGCCCGCTACCTGGAGCTGTACGGCAGGGGCGTTGACGCCGACGCCGCCTATGTGGGCGGTGTCACCGGGCAGGTGCTGCGGTTGGCGGCCCGTTATGGGCTGAGTCCGACGCGGCCCGAGCAGCCGTTGCCGCTGGCGTTGCCCTCGCAGGCGCAGCTCACCCTCCTGTGA
- a CDS encoding DMT family transporter — MAWLVLAGAILAEILATTALKLSDGFAHKGWSIVVVAGYIAAFILLARALKLQMEVGTAYAVWAGAGTAVIATIGVLFLGETINLAKIAGIVLIIAGVMVLNLAGGAH; from the coding sequence ATGGCTTGGCTGGTTCTGGCAGGGGCGATCCTCGCCGAGATCCTGGCGACCACCGCACTGAAGCTGAGCGACGGCTTCGCCCACAAAGGATGGTCGATCGTCGTCGTGGCCGGCTACATCGCGGCGTTCATCCTGCTGGCCCGCGCCCTCAAACTGCAGATGGAGGTCGGCACGGCCTACGCGGTGTGGGCAGGCGCCGGCACCGCCGTCATCGCCACGATCGGCGTATTGTTCCTCGGTGAGACGATCAACCTGGCCAAGATCGCCGGCATCGTCCTCATCATCGCCGGGGTCATGGTGCTCAACCTGGCCGGCGGCGCCCACTGA
- a CDS encoding SsgA family sporulation/cell division regulator, translating to MPPEHDMDLDDMDLVRLSTCVPIWHADSNANPLAAWLHYNPKTDPWFVRIVVSGGVVSLDVPRDVLLQGLCEDLQVRSDGDEWLLWTLRWNPEDPLTFRVPRANVQAFAAETYRLVPDGEEGDRVDWDALAEAMVEETSEGDVP from the coding sequence ATGCCCCCCGAACACGACATGGACCTGGATGACATGGACCTCGTCCGGCTCAGCACGTGCGTGCCGATCTGGCACGCCGACAGCAACGCCAACCCCCTCGCCGCATGGCTGCACTACAACCCCAAGACCGACCCGTGGTTCGTGCGGATCGTCGTCTCCGGTGGCGTCGTCTCGCTGGACGTGCCCCGCGATGTCCTCCTGCAGGGCCTGTGCGAGGACCTGCAGGTCCGCTCGGACGGCGACGAGTGGCTGCTGTGGACGCTGCGGTGGAACCCCGAGGACCCGCTGACGTTCCGCGTCCCCCGCGCCAACGTCCAGGCGTTCGCGGCCGAGACGTACCGGCTCGTGCCGGACGGCGAGGAAGGGGACCGCGTCGACTGGGACGCCCTGGCCGAAGCGATGGTCGAGGAAACCTCAGAAGGTGACGTTCCGTGA
- a CDS encoding DUF952 domain-containing protein, which yields MTILHLALAADWDAARQAGEYRVSTLGRTLEQEGFIHACADDAQLRGVVQRFYRDVTDPLVLLTVDPAGLDVRLETPGDSPEAFPHIYGPLPLTAVISATPFANPVATS from the coding sequence ATGACCATTCTTCACCTGGCCCTGGCCGCCGACTGGGACGCCGCCCGCCAAGCGGGGGAGTACCGCGTCTCCACCCTGGGCCGCACCCTCGAACAGGAGGGCTTCATCCACGCCTGCGCCGACGACGCCCAGCTCCGCGGAGTCGTCCAGCGCTTCTACCGCGACGTCACCGACCCCCTCGTGCTCCTCACCGTCGACCCCGCGGGACTGGACGTGCGCCTGGAGACCCCCGGCGACTCACCGGAGGCCTTCCCGCACATCTACGGGCCGCTCCCGCTCACCGCGGTGATCTCCGCGACCCCCTTCGCGAACCCCGTCGCGACCTCCTGA